A stretch of [Clostridium] innocuum DNA encodes these proteins:
- a CDS encoding restriction endonuclease subunit S — MSELITKVPAIRFKGFTDPWEQRKIGTITESFSGGTPTAGKSEYYGGEIPFIRSGEISSDSTELFITDAGLNNSSAKMVELGDILYALYGATSGEVSISRINGAINQAILALRPIQGDDSYMIVQWLKKQKETIISTYLQGGQGNLSSSIVKELLITLPKDKDEQVKVGSFFKQIDQIMTLQQRELDLMKKQKQTLLSKMFPKTGEQFPKIRFKGFTDPWEQRKLGEFGKTFTGLSGKTKDDFGHGDAKFVTYMNVFQNAVASIDQLDSIEIDSKQNEVKKGDVFFTTSSETPEEVGMSSVWKYDCNNVYLNSFTFGYRPNINLDLDYLAFMLRSVGVRNKIIFLAQGISRYNISKTKMMDIEVPIPRYEEQLKIGKFLANIEKTITLQQRKLDQMKIMKKSLLKAMFV; from the coding sequence ATGAGTGAACTAATAACAAAAGTACCTGCAATAAGGTTCAAAGGATTTACCGACCCTTGGGAGCAGCGTAAGATAGGAACAATAACAGAATCTTTCTCTGGTGGAACGCCAACCGCAGGAAAATCTGAATACTATGGTGGTGAAATCCCTTTCATTCGTTCAGGTGAAATTTCATCAGACTCAACCGAACTTTTTATCACAGATGCTGGGCTGAATAACTCGTCTGCAAAAATGGTTGAGCTTGGTGATATTCTTTATGCCCTTTATGGTGCTACAAGTGGCGAGGTGAGCATTTCAAGGATTAATGGGGCAATTAATCAAGCTATTCTTGCTCTCCGACCAATTCAAGGTGACGATTCCTACATGATTGTTCAGTGGTTAAAGAAGCAAAAAGAAACAATCATTTCAACTTACCTTCAAGGCGGCCAAGGAAATTTGTCTAGCTCAATCGTCAAAGAACTGCTGATAACTTTGCCAAAAGATAAAGATGAACAAGTAAAAGTGGGGTCATTCTTCAAGCAGATTGACCAAATCATGACCCTTCAACAGCGTGAGTTAGATTTGATGAAAAAGCAAAAACAAACCTTGCTTTCAAAAATGTTCCCAAAAACTGGTGAACAATTTCCAAAAATTCGATTTAAAGGTTTTACTGATCCTTGGGAACAGCGTAAGTTGGGAGAGTTTGGTAAAACTTTCACAGGTCTATCAGGAAAAACTAAAGATGATTTTGGACATGGTGATGCAAAATTTGTAACTTATATGAATGTATTTCAAAATGCTGTTGCAAGTATTGATCAACTTGATTCTATTGAGATTGATTCAAAGCAAAACGAAGTAAAAAAAGGAGATGTTTTTTTTACAACATCATCAGAAACCCCTGAAGAAGTTGGGATGTCGTCTGTATGGAAATACGACTGTAACAACGTTTATCTAAATAGTTTTACATTTGGCTATCGTCCGAATATAAATCTTGATTTAGATTATCTCGCTTTCATGCTTCGCTCGGTAGGAGTAAGAAATAAAATTATCTTTTTAGCACAAGGGATTTCAAGGTATAATATCTCAAAAACAAAAATGATGGATATTGAAGTTCCTATTCCAAGGTACGAAGAACAACTGAAGATTGGTAAGTTCCTTGCTAACATAGAAAAGACCATCACCCTTCAACAGCGAAAGCTAGATCAGATGAAAATAATGAAAAAATCGCTACTTAAAGCAATGTTTGTATAA
- a CDS encoding type I restriction-modification system subunit M, which translates to MSNTTEITTKLWAMANKLRGTMDASEYKNYILPFMFYRYLSENQNKFLKDNHLEDFYALTDSSEREEYLEEISRGLGYAIIPEYTWGNLVSKIENHKIKASDFQDMFDSFNTNAKRNPVAEADFANVFSDVNLGDTRLGISTNERAKALNDIVLMINEFTFKDETGHDILGDVYEYLIGQFAASAGKKGGEFYTPHEVSQILAKIVTLNVKDTGDQFRVYDPTMGSGSLLLTVQKELPNGEKEGSVEFYGQELNTTTYNLARMNLMMHGVNYRNMELKRADTLDADWPFAEKNGIQTPLKFDAVVANPPYSQNWDIQNIDREKDTRFKGFGIAPASKADYAFILHGIYHLDKTGAMAIVLPHGVLFRGASEGKIRKNIIQENLLDAVIGLPANLFYGTSIPTCVLVFKGREARGNNKDILFIDASNEFEKGKNQNKLTEENIKNIINVYQNRKDVDKYAHVASLDEIKENDFNLNIPRYVDTFEEEVVVPLPEVAKELEEVRKEIEATSKELFNLLGDLEGTSEESKQELSKFIELLKQ; encoded by the coding sequence ATGAGTAATACTACAGAAATTACCACAAAATTATGGGCTATGGCAAACAAATTACGGGGAACGATGGATGCTAGCGAATATAAAAATTATATTTTACCATTTATGTTCTATCGTTATTTGTCTGAGAATCAAAATAAATTTTTGAAAGATAATCATTTAGAAGATTTTTATGCGTTAACTGATAGCAGTGAACGTGAAGAATATCTTGAAGAGATTAGTCGTGGCCTTGGTTATGCAATAATTCCAGAATACACTTGGGGAAATTTAGTATCTAAAATTGAAAATCATAAGATTAAGGCTAGTGATTTTCAAGATATGTTTGATTCTTTTAATACAAATGCTAAACGAAATCCTGTCGCTGAAGCAGATTTTGCTAATGTATTCTCAGATGTTAATTTAGGGGATACACGTCTTGGAATAAGTACAAATGAACGTGCTAAAGCTTTAAATGATATTGTTTTAATGATCAATGAGTTTACTTTCAAAGATGAAACTGGACACGATATTTTAGGTGATGTATATGAATATTTAATTGGACAATTTGCAGCTAGTGCAGGTAAAAAGGGTGGAGAATTTTATACACCACATGAAGTAAGCCAAATTTTAGCAAAAATCGTAACATTAAATGTAAAAGATACAGGAGATCAATTTCGTGTGTATGATCCGACGATGGGATCAGGATCACTTTTACTTACAGTTCAAAAGGAATTGCCAAACGGAGAGAAAGAGGGAAGTGTTGAATTCTATGGGCAAGAATTAAATACAACCACATATAATTTAGCTCGTATGAATTTAATGATGCATGGGGTTAATTATAGAAACATGGAATTAAAAAGAGCGGATACACTTGATGCTGATTGGCCATTTGCTGAAAAGAATGGTATTCAGACACCGTTGAAGTTTGATGCTGTTGTTGCAAATCCTCCATATTCACAAAATTGGGATATTCAAAATATTGATCGTGAGAAAGATACACGATTCAAAGGATTTGGCATTGCGCCAGCCTCAAAAGCTGACTATGCGTTTATTCTTCATGGAATATATCATTTGGATAAAACCGGTGCTATGGCTATTGTATTACCGCATGGTGTGCTTTTCCGTGGAGCATCAGAAGGGAAAATTCGTAAGAATATAATACAAGAAAATTTACTAGATGCAGTCATTGGGTTACCAGCGAACCTCTTCTATGGAACAAGCATTCCAACATGCGTACTAGTGTTCAAAGGGCGTGAGGCTCGTGGTAATAATAAAGATATTCTATTTATTGACGCATCCAATGAGTTTGAAAAAGGAAAAAATCAAAATAAACTAACAGAAGAAAATATAAAAAATATTATAAATGTTTATCAAAATCGTAAAGATGTTGATAAATACGCTCATGTGGCTTCTTTGGATGAAATAAAAGAAAATGATTTTAATCTAAATATCCCACGGTATGTAGATACTTTTGAAGAAGAAGTTGTTGTTCCACTTCCAGAAGTAGCTAAAGAGTTAGAAGAAGTCCGCAAGGAAATCGAAGCCACTTCAAAAGAATTGTTTAATTTATTAGGTGATTTAGAAGGTACTTCTGAGGAATCAAAACAAGAACTTAGTAAATTTATTGAATTGTTAAAACAATAG
- a CDS encoding glyoxalase/bleomycin resistance/dioxygenase family protein, whose translation MKFKETTIRVLVRKNYGECFDFYTQKLGLYVVWGDRNGPYTSFAAEPQEEPCFAIFLGDAMPMFQGYVQPDTEKQPDTVTAVIPTDDLDQDYCRLKEAGVVFLGDPQFIEAWGMRCTYFRDPEGNLFELNDASV comes from the coding sequence ATGAAATTCAAGGAAACGACGATTCGTGTACTGGTACGGAAGAATTATGGAGAATGCTTTGATTTTTACACACAGAAGCTGGGACTGTATGTAGTTTGGGGAGACCGGAATGGTCCCTATACTTCCTTTGCGGCAGAACCGCAGGAGGAGCCCTGCTTTGCTATCTTTTTAGGTGATGCCATGCCGATGTTTCAGGGATATGTGCAGCCGGATACAGAGAAGCAGCCGGACACGGTAACCGCAGTCATACCTACAGATGATCTGGATCAGGATTACTGCCGTTTAAAGGAAGCTGGTGTGGTATTTCTTGGAGATCCGCAATTTATAGAAGCATGGGGCATGCGGTGTACATACTTCAGAGATCCGGAAGGAAATCTATTTGAACTAAACGATGCCAGCGTGTAA
- a CDS encoding DUF5131 family protein, with translation MNWEPWTGCYKISEGCTNCYFYGPHAKRYGQNTIQKTDKFDWPIRKNAKGEYNIKGNKILATCFATDFFLPEADAWREEIWAMIKQRTDIEFLILTKRIDRFPVALPDDWGSGYENVNIGCTVENQEAADYRLPLFLSYPMKRRFIACAPLLEAIDLTPYLDGVDHVTAGGESGREARICDYEWVLDLHRQCEEAGKTFWFKNTGSLFRHDGIIERVNPFKQTGRAKQCGIDITDGRRLL, from the coding sequence ATGAACTGGGAACCATGGACAGGGTGCTATAAAATCAGCGAGGGCTGTACAAATTGCTATTTTTACGGCCCTCATGCAAAACGGTATGGTCAGAACACCATACAGAAGACGGATAAATTCGACTGGCCGATCCGAAAGAATGCAAAGGGTGAATACAATATCAAAGGAAACAAGATTCTTGCGACCTGCTTTGCCACGGATTTCTTTCTGCCGGAAGCCGATGCCTGGCGTGAGGAAATCTGGGCGATGATCAAGCAGCGGACTGATATAGAATTTTTGATTCTGACAAAGCGAATTGATCGTTTTCCTGTCGCCTTGCCTGATGACTGGGGAAGCGGATATGAGAACGTGAATATAGGATGTACCGTCGAAAATCAGGAAGCAGCCGATTACAGACTGCCCTTATTTCTATCCTATCCCATGAAGCGTCGGTTTATTGCCTGTGCCCCGTTGCTGGAAGCGATTGACTTAACACCATATCTCGATGGTGTTGATCATGTAACTGCGGGCGGAGAATCCGGAAGAGAGGCACGCATATGTGATTATGAGTGGGTGCTTGACCTTCACAGGCAGTGCGAGGAAGCCGGTAAAACCTTCTGGTTTAAAAATACGGGCTCTCTTTTCAGACATGACGGTATTATAGAACGAGTGAATCCATTCAAACAGACAGGAAGAGCGAAGCAATGCGGGATTGATATAACAGACGGAAGAAGATTGTTATGA
- a CDS encoding GntR family transcriptional regulator — protein MQILISNHTTKPIYEQITSQIKHAIMSGELKSGDPLPSMRALAKDLHISVITTQKAYEDLQRDGFIESAAGRGTFVSSQNKEFIREEQLRLAEAKLQEAAEIGRSNGISLETLTELLTMFYDEE, from the coding sequence GTGCAAATACTGATCAGTAATCATACCACAAAACCAATTTATGAACAGATAACCTCACAGATTAAGCATGCCATTATGAGCGGAGAATTAAAAAGCGGCGATCCGCTTCCATCCATGCGTGCATTGGCAAAGGATCTGCATATCAGCGTTATTACGACACAAAAAGCGTATGAGGACCTGCAGCGGGATGGCTTTATCGAAAGTGCTGCGGGCCGCGGAACCTTCGTATCCTCACAGAACAAGGAATTCATTCGTGAGGAACAACTGCGTCTGGCGGAAGCAAAGCTGCAGGAAGCTGCAGAAATCGGGCGGTCAAATGGGATATCGCTTGAGACATTAACAGAGCTGCTTACGATGTTTTACGATGAAGAATAG
- a CDS encoding ABC transporter ATP-binding protein, translated as MDALMLKNVSKAYENFQLKNISFTLPEGTIMGLIGENGAGKSTIINCIMDLVKRDSGEITVLGQQMNKDNLALREDIGIVFDVSDFYDSFSMEHTEKILQDVYKSWDHETFQKYKQQFALPDKKRMKEFSRGMKMKTAIAIALSHKPRLLILDEATSGLDPVMRDEILDVFLEFVQDEHHSILLSSHISTDLEKVADYITFVHNGELVLSALKDELIYQYGIMKCREEDFKQLNPDDIIRYRKQPYETAVLVEDREAAAHNYPNCIVERATLDDIMLLYVKGERI; from the coding sequence ATGGATGCACTCATGCTAAAAAATGTATCAAAAGCATATGAGAATTTTCAGCTGAAGAATATCAGCTTTACACTGCCGGAAGGAACCATTATGGGACTTATCGGTGAAAACGGCGCAGGCAAATCAACCATTATCAACTGCATTATGGATTTGGTAAAGCGGGATAGCGGCGAGATTACGGTTCTTGGACAGCAAATGAATAAAGACAATCTGGCACTGCGCGAAGATATCGGAATCGTTTTCGATGTCAGTGATTTCTATGACAGCTTCAGTATGGAGCATACGGAAAAAATTTTACAGGATGTTTATAAAAGCTGGGATCATGAAACCTTTCAAAAATACAAGCAACAGTTTGCATTACCGGATAAAAAGCGTATGAAAGAATTCAGTCGTGGTATGAAAATGAAAACAGCGATCGCTATTGCATTATCTCACAAGCCGCGACTTCTCATACTTGATGAGGCAACAAGCGGTTTGGATCCCGTCATGCGGGATGAAATCCTGGATGTATTCTTGGAGTTTGTACAGGATGAGCATCATTCTATCCTCCTATCCTCCCATATCTCTACCGATTTGGAAAAGGTGGCTGATTACATTACATTTGTTCATAATGGAGAGCTTGTACTGTCTGCTCTTAAGGATGAATTGATTTATCAATATGGTATCATGAAATGCCGTGAAGAAGATTTTAAACAGCTAAACCCGGATGATATTATTCGCTACCGCAAACAGCCTTATGAAACAGCGGTGCTTGTCGAAGATCGCGAGGCGGCTGCACATAACTATCCAAATTGCATTGTTGAGCGTGCAACACTGGATGATATCATGCTGCTGTATGTGAAAGGAGAACGGATATGA
- a CDS encoding ABC-2 transporter permease codes for MIGLIRKDLYYLASSWKPLLLSVFIIGGFSTWKGFGAILIVILPTFFGLSIMGCIQMDAQNKWYDYYRVLPISFRNVVAARYFAYLAFTGIGFLITVVYGYVIQFTMGITALGTRFAMWQGFSMGIALALSFAAVFIPATYYNKGEKMEVSMMMSGFVSFGAVYLASKLLMLFGIQLMDYADLFLQILFGASLLLFAISWAASNIIIQKRAS; via the coding sequence ATGATCGGGTTGATACGAAAGGATTTATATTATTTAGCCTCCAGCTGGAAGCCGTTGCTGCTGTCTGTCTTCATCATTGGCGGATTTTCTACATGGAAAGGCTTTGGAGCGATTCTAATCGTGATTTTGCCAACCTTTTTCGGACTGAGCATTATGGGATGCATTCAGATGGATGCACAGAACAAATGGTATGACTATTACCGGGTTCTTCCCATTTCCTTTCGAAATGTTGTGGCAGCTCGTTATTTCGCATATCTGGCTTTTACGGGCATTGGTTTTCTGATAACCGTTGTATATGGTTATGTGATTCAATTTACAATGGGAATTACTGCTCTGGGAACCCGGTTTGCTATGTGGCAGGGATTCTCAATGGGCATTGCACTGGCATTGAGCTTTGCAGCTGTCTTTATTCCTGCCACCTATTACAACAAGGGCGAGAAAATGGAGGTATCCATGATGATGAGCGGTTTTGTATCCTTTGGAGCTGTATATCTTGCCAGCAAGCTGCTGATGCTGTTTGGTATTCAGCTGATGGATTATGCAGATCTATTTCTTCAGATTCTGTTTGGGGCGTCTTTGTTATTGTTTGCAATCTCCTGGGCAGCATCAAATATCATAATTCAAAAACGGGCCTCGTAA
- a CDS encoding ABC transporter ATP-binding protein, with the protein MKSIEVSNITKTYNGRAVVDRLSFSVDKGEVFGLLGHNGAGKSTTIDCILGLTKPDSGSARILGQDAAKHRKTLFEHVGVQLQHEAHANNIRVCEVCEETAALYHEPADYHALLKQFQLEAFTNQKVEQLSGGERQKLSVVVALIPNPQVIFLDELTTGLDVAARREVWHILKSLKQKGMTIFLTTHYMEEAENLCDRILILKHGRKLCEGSVEELIGNSPYENLEEAYLWYSEEEMSI; encoded by the coding sequence ATGAAAAGCATTGAGGTTTCAAATATAACGAAAACATATAACGGAAGAGCAGTCGTAGACAGACTCAGCTTCTCCGTTGACAAAGGAGAGGTGTTCGGACTGCTGGGACATAACGGTGCCGGTAAGAGTACAACGATTGACTGTATACTGGGACTTACAAAGCCGGATAGCGGCAGTGCCCGTATTTTGGGACAGGATGCAGCCAAACACAGAAAAACATTGTTTGAGCATGTCGGAGTCCAGCTGCAGCATGAGGCACACGCAAACAATATTCGCGTTTGTGAGGTATGCGAAGAAACCGCGGCACTTTACCATGAGCCTGCGGACTATCATGCGCTTTTAAAGCAGTTTCAGCTGGAAGCATTCACCAATCAGAAGGTGGAACAGCTGTCGGGAGGTGAGCGGCAAAAGCTTTCCGTAGTCGTGGCACTGATTCCAAATCCGCAGGTGATTTTTCTGGATGAGCTGACGACCGGTCTGGATGTAGCCGCCCGCCGCGAGGTATGGCATATTCTGAAATCACTGAAGCAAAAGGGAATGACGATTTTTCTGACGACGCATTATATGGAGGAGGCTGAGAATTTGTGTGACCGTATTCTCATACTGAAGCATGGCAGAAAGCTGTGTGAGGGAAGTGTTGAAGAGCTTATCGGAAACAGTCCCTATGAAAATCTGGAAGAGGCATATCTATGGTACAGTGAGGAGGAAATGAG